One part of the Sorangiineae bacterium MSr11954 genome encodes these proteins:
- a CDS encoding metallophosphoesterase — translation MRIAHFSDLHILSLAGVLPHRFLNKRLSGYANLKLKRGHIHRPAYVRAIAREIARTSIDHVAITGDITNLALEPEFEAARALLQDALGLDPKNVSVVPGNHDLYTRGALRTRRFMRYFGPFVESDLPELAVDIGLGRFPFVRLRGPLAIVGLSSAVPRLPFVAAGRIGERQLDAFARVLAHPDVRSRTPVVLLHHPVQNPPSRLKTLLEGLEDADALTAHVQGFAHGLILHGHLHRRQQRHLETRAGKLHVVGATSASLHHDTHEKMASFNVYEFDDTGKLVEVESHILEPETETFRVTEVPHATWS, via the coding sequence ATGCGCATCGCACATTTTTCGGACCTTCACATCTTGTCGCTGGCCGGCGTGCTCCCGCACCGCTTCTTGAACAAGCGGCTCTCGGGCTATGCGAACCTGAAGCTCAAACGCGGTCACATTCACCGCCCGGCCTATGTTCGCGCCATCGCGCGCGAGATCGCGCGAACGTCGATCGATCACGTGGCCATCACCGGCGATATCACCAACCTGGCGCTGGAGCCCGAGTTCGAGGCGGCGCGCGCCCTGCTGCAAGATGCGTTGGGTCTCGATCCGAAGAACGTGAGCGTCGTCCCCGGCAACCACGATCTCTACACGCGCGGCGCGCTGCGCACGCGGCGCTTCATGCGCTACTTCGGGCCCTTCGTGGAGAGCGACTTGCCCGAGCTCGCCGTCGACATCGGCCTCGGCCGCTTTCCGTTCGTGCGGCTGCGCGGGCCCCTCGCCATCGTGGGCTTGTCGAGCGCGGTCCCTCGCCTGCCCTTCGTGGCCGCGGGGCGCATCGGCGAGCGGCAGCTCGATGCGTTTGCCCGCGTCCTCGCGCACCCCGACGTTCGCTCGCGCACGCCGGTGGTACTTTTGCACCATCCGGTACAAAACCCGCCCTCGCGCCTGAAGACGCTCCTCGAGGGGCTGGAGGACGCCGACGCGCTCACCGCGCACGTGCAGGGCTTCGCGCACGGGCTCATTCTGCATGGCCACCTTCACCGCAGGCAGCAGCGCCACCTCGAGACGCGCGCGGGCAAGCTCCATGTCGTGGGCGCGACCAGCGCCTCGCTCCACCACGACACGCACGAGAAGATGGCGAGCTTCAACGTTTACGAGTTCGATGATACGGGGAAGCTGGTCGAGGTGGAGTCGCACATCCTCGAGCCGGAGACGGAGACATTCCGAGTCACCGAGGTCCCCCACGCCACATGGTCGTAG
- a CDS encoding 2-oxo acid dehydrogenase subunit E2: MAKILDMPKLSPTMEEGILTSWHKKEGDTVNVDDLLAEVETDKATMEFRAFDKGVLLKLLVADGAEVKLGQPVAILGNAGEDVSALLAQVGGGAAPAAKAAPAQESDAQASDAQAEKSGETGASGEKPAAAAAAQASAPAQASAPAQDTSAQAAAAAPAPSGKSQPRERGSLLDRTEREGAPRARSASSSNGPRASEGGRVFASPYVRRAARERGIDLQGAQGSGPGGRIVAKDLETIASGAAAHPGASPAGEGAQANGHAVKPASPAGPASPAAPATPGLAQPEAHPLSMMRKTIARRLSESKKNVPHFYLTIDVEVEKLVAFREQINRDLEASAAKAKTEEKPPKISVNDLLVKACAVALARVPECNAQFTPEAILVHKRIDISVAVAVSEGLVTPVVRNADQKSVTAISSEIRELAGRAKAKKLKAEEMLDGTFSISNLGMFGIDSFSAVINPPEGAILAVGQVREEPIVRDGQIVAGKKLAMTLSCDHRVIDGAIGAKFLAELRSLLEHPIRIVTG, encoded by the coding sequence ATGGCCAAAATTCTGGATATGCCGAAGCTCTCCCCGACCATGGAGGAAGGGATCCTCACGTCGTGGCACAAGAAAGAGGGCGACACCGTCAACGTCGACGATCTGCTCGCGGAAGTCGAAACCGATAAAGCCACCATGGAGTTCCGCGCCTTCGACAAAGGCGTGCTCCTGAAGCTGCTCGTCGCCGACGGCGCCGAGGTGAAGCTCGGGCAACCCGTCGCCATCCTCGGCAACGCGGGCGAAGACGTCTCGGCGCTGCTGGCGCAAGTCGGCGGCGGCGCGGCACCGGCGGCGAAGGCCGCGCCGGCGCAAGAGTCGGACGCGCAGGCGTCGGACGCGCAGGCGGAGAAGTCGGGCGAGACGGGGGCTTCCGGCGAGAAACCGGCAGCAGCGGCCGCCGCGCAAGCTTCGGCCCCGGCGCAAGCTTCGGCCCCTGCGCAGGACACGTCGGCACAAGCCGCAGCCGCAGCTCCGGCTCCGTCGGGAAAGAGCCAACCCCGCGAACGCGGCTCCCTGCTCGATCGCACCGAGCGTGAAGGCGCACCGCGCGCCCGCAGCGCGAGCAGCTCCAACGGCCCCCGCGCCTCCGAAGGCGGCCGCGTTTTCGCGTCCCCGTACGTGCGCCGCGCAGCCCGCGAGCGCGGCATCGATCTGCAAGGTGCGCAAGGCTCCGGCCCGGGCGGCCGCATCGTCGCGAAAGATCTGGAGACCATCGCCTCGGGGGCCGCCGCCCACCCCGGCGCTTCCCCTGCAGGGGAGGGCGCGCAAGCCAACGGCCACGCGGTCAAGCCGGCCAGCCCGGCAGGCCCCGCAAGCCCCGCGGCCCCCGCAACCCCCGGCCTCGCCCAGCCGGAGGCGCACCCGCTGTCGATGATGCGCAAGACCATCGCGCGGCGGCTCAGCGAGTCGAAGAAGAACGTCCCGCACTTCTATCTGACGATCGACGTCGAGGTCGAAAAGCTCGTCGCCTTCCGCGAGCAGATCAACCGCGATCTGGAGGCCTCGGCCGCCAAGGCCAAGACCGAGGAGAAGCCGCCGAAGATCAGCGTCAACGACTTGCTCGTCAAGGCGTGCGCCGTCGCGCTGGCGCGGGTGCCGGAGTGCAACGCGCAGTTCACCCCGGAGGCGATCCTCGTTCACAAGCGCATCGACATTTCGGTGGCGGTGGCCGTCTCGGAGGGCCTCGTCACCCCCGTGGTGCGCAACGCCGATCAGAAGAGCGTCACCGCCATCAGCAGCGAGATCCGCGAGCTGGCCGGGCGCGCCAAGGCCAAGAAGCTGAAGGCCGAAGAGATGCTCGACGGCACCTTCTCCATCTCCAACCTGGGCATGTTCGGCATCGACTCCTTCTCGGCGGTCATCAACCCGCCGGAGGGCGCCATCCTCGCCGTCGGCCAGGTGCGCGAGGAGCCCATCGTCCGCGATGGACAGATCGTCGCCGGCAAGAAGCTCGCGATGACGCTCTCGTGCGATCACCGCGTGATCGACGGGGCCATCGGCGCCAAGTTCCTGGCGGAGCTGCGAAGCTTGCTCGAGCACCCGATTCGCATCGTCACCGGCTGA
- a CDS encoding ATP-binding cassette domain-containing protein, giving the protein MRTGLFARKTELLRAVDGVSLRVRRGETMGLVGESGCGKSTLGRLILRLIEPTYGRVVYDGREIGRYSASEMRPLRRKMQIIFQDPYSSLNPRMTVHDIVAEAIRIHKLASSRADETSMVVDLLKKVGLRSDVLRRYPHEFSGGQRQRIGIARALAVQPEFIVCDEPISALDVSIQAQIINLLAELQEELGLSYLFISHDLRVVEHVSHRVSVMYLGKIVEQGASEGLYENPLHPYTNALLAAVPDPDPAKKRLRIVLEGDVPSPTAPPAGCSFHPRCPRILRGTCDKEVPPLAEIEPGSGHRVACFNPHGVSPGSLRAPMEGRGEQDATDASDATDATDLREATDATNGADREATA; this is encoded by the coding sequence GTGCGCACCGGGCTGTTCGCGCGCAAGACGGAGCTTTTGCGGGCGGTCGACGGGGTCTCGCTGCGCGTGCGGCGGGGCGAGACGATGGGGCTCGTGGGGGAGAGCGGCTGCGGCAAGAGCACGCTCGGGCGATTGATCCTGCGGCTGATCGAGCCTACGTACGGGAGGGTGGTCTACGACGGGCGCGAGATCGGTCGGTATTCGGCCTCCGAGATGCGTCCGCTGCGGCGCAAGATGCAAATCATCTTTCAAGATCCTTATTCGAGTTTGAATCCGCGCATGACGGTGCACGACATCGTGGCGGAGGCGATTCGTATTCACAAATTGGCGAGCTCGCGGGCCGACGAAACGAGCATGGTGGTGGACCTCCTGAAGAAGGTGGGCCTGCGCTCGGACGTGCTGCGGCGCTACCCGCACGAGTTCTCGGGCGGACAGAGGCAGCGCATCGGCATCGCGCGCGCGCTCGCGGTCCAGCCCGAGTTCATCGTGTGCGACGAGCCGATCAGCGCGCTCGACGTGTCCATCCAGGCGCAGATCATCAACCTGCTGGCGGAGCTGCAAGAGGAGCTCGGGCTCTCGTACCTGTTCATCTCGCACGATCTTCGGGTGGTCGAGCACGTGAGCCATCGCGTGTCGGTCATGTACCTCGGAAAGATCGTGGAGCAGGGCGCCTCGGAGGGGCTCTACGAAAACCCGTTGCACCCGTACACCAACGCGCTGCTCGCCGCCGTGCCCGATCCCGATCCGGCGAAGAAGCGCCTGCGCATCGTGCTCGAGGGCGACGTGCCCTCGCCCACCGCGCCGCCCGCCGGCTGCTCGTTCCACCCGCGCTGCCCGCGCATCCTTCGCGGCACGTGCGACAAAGAGGTGCCGCCGCTGGCGGAGATCGAGCCGGGGAGCGGACACCGGGTCGCGTGCTTCAATCCGCACGGGGTGTCGCCGGGCTCCTTGCGAGCACCGATGGAGGGGCGCGGCGAGCAAGACGCGACAGACGCGAGCGACGCGACGGACGCGACAGACTTGCGAGAGGCGACCGACGCGACGAACGGCGCGGACAGGGAGGCGACGGCGTGA
- a CDS encoding cold shock domain-containing protein, whose amino-acid sequence MALGKVKWFNDEKGWGFIKQDSGPDVFVHYSQITGDGRRRLLEDELVEFEVREGPKGLQALNVVRPTALPGAPAT is encoded by the coding sequence ATGGCACTTGGAAAAGTGAAGTGGTTCAATGATGAAAAGGGTTGGGGGTTCATCAAGCAGGACAGTGGCCCCGACGTGTTCGTTCACTACTCCCAAATCACGGGAGACGGGCGCCGCCGTCTTCTGGAGGATGAGCTCGTAGAGTTCGAGGTCCGCGAGGGACCCAAAGGCTTGCAGGCGCTCAATGTCGTAAGACCCACCGCTTTACCCGGCGCACCTGCAACGTAG
- a CDS encoding pyruvate dehydrogenase complex E1 component subunit beta: MARNIRFREALREAMIEEMERDERVFLMGEEVGHYQGAYKVSEGMLDKFGEKRVIDTPIAEGGFAGIGIGAAMVGLRPIIEFMTWNFSAVAFDQILNNAAKLRQMSGGQFNCPIVFRGPNASAKQVGSQHSHAMEHFYATVPGLKVVAPAYPSDAKGLMKAAIRDDNPVLVMESETLYSVKGEVADDLDVIPLGRANVVRQGKDVTIVAYSRMTHVAMDAAAQLEKEGISAEVVDLRSLRPLDEDTILDSVEKTHRCVVVHEGWPYGGVGAEVADRVQRLAFDALDAPILRVTTLDVPMPYNAKLEQLCIPQPDRVVAAVKRVVYRGQA; the protein is encoded by the coding sequence ATGGCCCGGAACATTCGATTTCGTGAAGCGCTGCGCGAGGCAATGATCGAGGAGATGGAGCGCGACGAGCGTGTCTTCCTCATGGGAGAAGAAGTGGGGCACTACCAGGGTGCCTACAAAGTCTCCGAAGGGATGCTGGACAAATTCGGGGAGAAGCGGGTCATCGACACGCCCATCGCCGAGGGCGGCTTCGCCGGCATCGGCATCGGCGCGGCCATGGTGGGCCTGCGGCCCATCATCGAGTTCATGACGTGGAACTTCTCCGCCGTCGCCTTCGATCAAATCCTCAACAACGCGGCCAAGCTGCGGCAGATGTCGGGCGGGCAATTCAACTGCCCGATCGTCTTCCGTGGCCCCAACGCGAGCGCCAAGCAGGTGGGCAGCCAGCACAGTCACGCGATGGAGCACTTCTACGCGACGGTGCCGGGGCTCAAGGTGGTGGCGCCCGCCTATCCTTCGGACGCGAAAGGCCTGATGAAGGCGGCCATCCGCGACGACAACCCGGTGCTGGTGATGGAGTCGGAGACGCTCTACTCCGTCAAAGGCGAGGTGGCCGACGATCTCGACGTGATCCCGCTCGGCCGCGCCAACGTGGTGCGCCAGGGCAAGGACGTGACCATCGTCGCGTACTCGCGCATGACCCACGTGGCGATGGATGCCGCCGCGCAGCTCGAGAAGGAGGGGATCTCGGCCGAGGTGGTGGACTTGCGCTCGCTCCGTCCGCTGGACGAGGACACGATCCTCGACTCGGTCGAGAAGACCCACCGGTGCGTGGTGGTGCACGAGGGTTGGCCGTACGGCGGGGTTGGCGCCGAGGTGGCCGATCGCGTTCAGCGCCTCGCCTTCGATGCGCTCGACGCTCCGATTTTGCGCGTGACCACGCTCGACGTGCCCATGCCGTACAACGCGAAGCTCGAACAACTCTGCATCCCCCAGCCCGACCGGGTCGTCGCGGCGGTCAAGCGCGTGGTTTATCGCGGGCAAGCGTAG
- a CDS encoding DNRLRE domain-containing protein: MCAASNECASPQACVVGRCQDPNGVPLIQKKEVRRHLIAPVAMAYVQRGEPATDGAAAPVFTLGRAGVGDGRLYLRFAVPLAKETSILEAYVLLDRSFASQPDPTPIVLHAARVIDPWEPRSISWSFQPRFEEARTPSTRVMPAPRHLVRIDVRAIVQRWAQRDPQDQGIVIMADNSTDVGMAFAMASTVGASLEDGSSLAQASSSSPPRLELYVAPEAADRK, from the coding sequence ATGTGCGCTGCATCCAACGAGTGCGCATCGCCGCAGGCGTGCGTGGTGGGGCGCTGCCAAGATCCGAACGGGGTCCCGCTCATTCAAAAGAAAGAGGTGCGGCGCCATCTGATCGCGCCGGTGGCGATGGCCTATGTGCAGCGCGGCGAGCCGGCCACCGATGGCGCGGCTGCGCCGGTCTTCACGTTGGGTCGCGCGGGCGTCGGCGATGGCCGGCTCTATCTGCGCTTTGCGGTCCCGCTGGCCAAAGAGACGTCCATCCTGGAGGCCTACGTCTTATTGGATCGGTCGTTCGCGTCCCAACCGGACCCCACGCCCATCGTCCTGCACGCGGCGCGGGTCATCGATCCGTGGGAGCCGCGCTCCATCTCCTGGTCCTTCCAGCCCCGCTTCGAGGAAGCTCGAACCCCCTCGACGCGCGTCATGCCCGCGCCGCGTCACCTCGTACGCATCGATGTTCGGGCCATCGTGCAGCGCTGGGCTCAGCGCGACCCGCAGGACCAGGGAATCGTGATTATGGCCGACAACTCCACCGACGTCGGAATGGCGTTTGCTATGGCTTCCACCGTGGGAGCGAGCTTGGAGGACGGCTCGTCCCTGGCGCAGGCGTCCTCGTCATCGCCGCCCCGTCTCGAGCTCTACGTGGCCCCGGAGGCCGCCGACCGAAAATAG
- a CDS encoding ABC transporter ATP-binding protein, protein MAPVSAPPSPPRPAPDAQGPLLRVRDLVTTFRGDHGTVRAVDGVSFDVAAGQTVGVVGESGCGKSVTALSLLRLIPSPPGYIESGTIELRGKNLLALREREMRDVRGNEISMVFQEPMTSLNPVYTVGAQIVEAILLHQKMSRREAYAQARELLRHVGISSPETNVDAYPHQLSGGMRQRVMIAMALACRPALLIADEPTTALDVTIQAQILELIHKLQGELGMSILLITHDLGVIAEYTEHVIVMYAGRIVESGPVREVFARPRHPYTHGLMASVPRLGQSRRSRVARLPTIDGMVPDLRHLPGGCRFADRCKLVIDACREEEPELLRVDAEVASEHFARCIRWQDTGQETA, encoded by the coding sequence ATGGCCCCGGTATCCGCCCCGCCATCCCCGCCGCGCCCTGCTCCCGACGCCCAAGGACCGCTGCTTCGTGTGCGCGATCTCGTGACGACCTTTCGCGGTGACCATGGAACGGTCCGCGCCGTGGACGGCGTGTCGTTCGATGTGGCGGCGGGGCAGACCGTGGGGGTCGTCGGCGAGAGCGGGTGCGGCAAGAGCGTGACGGCGCTGTCGCTCTTGCGGCTCATTCCCTCGCCGCCCGGGTACATCGAGTCGGGGACCATCGAGCTGCGCGGCAAGAATTTGCTCGCCCTGCGCGAACGCGAGATGCGCGACGTGCGCGGCAACGAGATCTCGATGGTGTTCCAGGAGCCGATGACCAGCCTGAACCCCGTCTACACGGTGGGCGCGCAGATCGTGGAAGCCATTCTGCTGCACCAGAAAATGTCGCGGCGGGAAGCGTACGCGCAGGCGCGCGAGCTTTTGCGCCATGTGGGCATTTCGTCGCCCGAGACCAACGTGGACGCGTACCCGCATCAACTCTCGGGCGGGATGCGGCAGCGCGTCATGATCGCCATGGCGCTCGCCTGCCGCCCTGCCCTGCTCATCGCCGACGAACCGACCACCGCGCTCGACGTGACCATTCAAGCGCAGATCTTGGAGCTGATTCACAAGCTGCAAGGTGAGCTCGGCATGAGCATCCTCCTCATCACCCACGATCTGGGGGTGATTGCAGAATACACGGAACACGTGATCGTGATGTACGCCGGGCGCATCGTGGAGAGCGGGCCGGTGCGCGAGGTGTTCGCGCGGCCGCGGCACCCGTACACCCACGGGTTGATGGCGAGCGTGCCGCGCCTGGGGCAGTCGAGGAGGAGCAGAGTCGCGCGGCTGCCGACCATCGACGGCATGGTGCCCGATCTACGCCATCTGCCCGGGGGGTGCCGCTTCGCCGATCGCTGCAAGCTGGTGATCGACGCGTGCCGCGAGGAGGAGCCGGAGCTCCTGCGGGTGGATGCGGAGGTCGCGTCGGAGCACTTCGCCCGGTGCATCCGATGGCAGGATACGGGGCAGGAGACAGCATGA
- a CDS encoding tetratricopeptide repeat protein has product MPRAPFAPRAPFAFAARLALVAPLALSAAACGGAAPAPESPQPAQNNGSGIAAPATPEAGAMGPSGPRDPSAGKNPVSASGGAASSADAAPSFPPPRPTTLPLAPPNSDDPVDRLLLEGDLAFERGDIAAAAKQYEAARAAAKAPKRAAPALVGLARVRIARANLPTDFGAGKGNKEIAAATKELRRAVQSEPGLGAAQVELGRALLMAGDAPAALESLRRGVALLPNEPESHSALGVALLATGHRSESLPELARAVELDPGSAPRRGNYGTVLLMAGRVKDAIQQYEAQVKLADGDARAHSDLGSALLFENDFTRGVAELKKAISLDPQRATFHTNLGYAYQQQGQVAEAIAEYRQAIQLDDKLASAWINLATALARDPKTRAEARAALEKARAIDSTDPRVKANLEELDALEKDQKKR; this is encoded by the coding sequence TTGCCGCGCGCGCCGTTCGCGCCGCGCGCGCCGTTCGCGTTTGCCGCGCGGCTCGCCTTGGTCGCGCCGCTCGCGTTGTCCGCCGCGGCTTGCGGTGGCGCGGCCCCCGCGCCGGAGTCACCGCAGCCCGCGCAAAACAACGGTAGCGGCATCGCGGCGCCCGCAACGCCGGAGGCCGGCGCCATGGGACCGAGCGGACCGCGCGATCCGAGCGCGGGCAAAAACCCCGTGAGCGCCAGCGGTGGCGCAGCCTCGAGCGCGGATGCCGCGCCATCGTTTCCGCCGCCGCGCCCCACCACCTTGCCGCTCGCGCCACCGAACAGCGACGATCCCGTCGACCGTTTGCTCCTCGAGGGCGACCTGGCGTTCGAGCGCGGCGACATCGCGGCGGCCGCGAAGCAGTACGAGGCTGCGCGCGCCGCGGCCAAGGCACCCAAGCGCGCCGCGCCGGCCTTGGTGGGCCTGGCGCGCGTGCGCATCGCGCGCGCGAACCTGCCGACGGACTTTGGCGCGGGCAAGGGCAACAAGGAAATCGCGGCCGCCACCAAAGAGTTGCGGCGCGCGGTGCAGAGCGAGCCGGGGCTCGGCGCGGCGCAAGTGGAGCTCGGACGCGCGCTGCTCATGGCGGGCGATGCGCCGGCCGCGCTCGAATCGCTCCGTCGCGGTGTGGCGCTGCTTCCCAATGAGCCCGAGTCGCACTCGGCATTGGGCGTTGCGCTGCTGGCGACAGGACATCGAAGCGAATCGCTGCCGGAGCTTGCGCGCGCGGTGGAGCTCGATCCTGGGAGCGCCCCGCGCCGTGGAAATTACGGCACGGTTCTCCTCATGGCCGGGCGCGTGAAGGACGCCATTCAACAATACGAAGCGCAGGTCAAGCTCGCCGATGGCGATGCGCGCGCGCATTCGGATCTCGGCTCGGCGCTGCTCTTCGAGAACGATTTCACGCGCGGAGTGGCCGAGCTCAAAAAAGCGATTTCGCTCGATCCGCAGCGCGCGACATTTCACACGAATCTTGGATACGCGTACCAACAACAAGGCCAAGTTGCCGAAGCAATTGCCGAATATCGGCAGGCCATCCAGTTGGACGATAAGCTCGCAAGCGCATGGATCAATTTGGCCACAGCGCTTGCGCGCGATCCCAAAACTCGCGCTGAGGCGCGAGCCGCGCTCGAGAAGGCGCGCGCCATCGACTCTACCGATCCGCGTGTAAAGGCGAATCTCGAAGAGCTCGATGCTCTGGAGAAGGATCAAAAGAAGCGCTAG
- the pdhA gene encoding pyruvate dehydrogenase (acetyl-transferring) E1 component subunit alpha codes for MAIETNSHITHRDPSATENGPSNGLHSELDHLVSMYRQMYLIRRIEEESARAYAQGKIGGFLHLYIGQEAVGVGAMAALKPEDYVVTTYRDHGIALAKGMSPNALMAELWGKKTGCSQGLGGSMHMFDEPTHMLGGYGIVGGHIPLAAGVAFASKYRGDGRVTLCFFGEGAVSIAGFHEGVSLAALWKLPIVFICENNEYSMGTPLSRTMSVEDVTTKAIGYGMASDRFFADDVQEVERRIRQAVDRARETSLPTLVEVRTYRFRGHSMSDPAKYRTAAELEDRKKKDPVIRARAKLLSDGYPESKVTALEQEVEDEVTAAVKFADESPDPDPSILEATTYDGPFAS; via the coding sequence ATGGCCATCGAAACGAACTCCCACATCACGCACCGCGATCCGAGCGCCACCGAGAACGGGCCGAGCAACGGTCTGCACTCCGAGCTCGATCACCTCGTTTCCATGTACCGGCAGATGTATCTCATTCGCCGGATCGAAGAAGAATCCGCGCGCGCCTATGCCCAGGGCAAGATCGGCGGCTTCCTTCACTTGTACATCGGACAAGAGGCGGTCGGCGTCGGCGCCATGGCGGCGCTCAAACCCGAAGATTACGTCGTGACCACCTACCGCGATCACGGCATTGCCCTCGCCAAAGGGATGAGCCCCAACGCGCTCATGGCCGAGCTGTGGGGCAAGAAGACCGGCTGCTCGCAAGGGCTCGGCGGGTCGATGCACATGTTCGACGAGCCCACCCACATGCTGGGCGGCTACGGCATCGTCGGCGGTCACATCCCGCTGGCCGCGGGGGTGGCGTTCGCCTCCAAGTATCGAGGGGACGGTCGGGTCACCCTGTGCTTCTTCGGCGAGGGCGCCGTGTCCATCGCCGGCTTCCACGAGGGCGTGTCCTTGGCCGCGCTGTGGAAGCTCCCCATCGTGTTCATCTGCGAGAACAACGAGTACTCGATGGGCACGCCGCTCTCGCGCACCATGAGCGTGGAGGACGTGACCACCAAGGCCATCGGCTATGGCATGGCCAGCGATCGCTTCTTCGCCGACGACGTGCAGGAGGTCGAGCGCCGCATCCGGCAAGCGGTCGATCGCGCCCGCGAAACCTCGCTTCCCACCTTGGTGGAGGTCCGTACCTACCGTTTCCGCGGCCACTCCATGAGCGATCCGGCCAAGTACCGCACGGCCGCCGAGCTCGAGGACCGCAAGAAGAAGGATCCGGTCATCCGCGCCCGGGCCAAGCTGCTGAGCGACGGCTACCCCGAGTCCAAGGTCACGGCGCTCGAACAAGAGGTGGAGGACGAGGTGACGGCGGCCGTGAAGTTCGCGGACGAGAGCCCCGATCCCGATCCGTCGATCCTCGAGGCCACCACCTACGACGGTCCGTTTGCCAGCTGA
- a CDS encoding formylglycine-generating enzyme family protein, with product MLKLGVAALAPLVFPMLFGAMAPRRPDAPLRPERWWRGLDARAAAPATGVQALRTPPAERIRLPGGTFVMGSLWFDLTRALQMCRKEIWGAECDSVQLQRTFRAEFQAHQVTLSPFEIDRTEVSVGAYARCVSAGACAPAGFPPGDARFDRAELPVTFVRWEDANIYCEWAGGRLPTEAEWEFAARGTNGRRFPWGSFYNAHVCNHGAFGPDETDATDGYVGLAPVDALPDGRTPEGVFNMAGNAAEWVSDLFEDDENGFGYSAMPQTNPKGSKNGTYHVVRGGSYQHGAAWMRATYRTYSFAGRGPHIGFRCAKDPR from the coding sequence GTGCTGAAGCTCGGCGTCGCCGCCCTCGCGCCATTGGTCTTCCCCATGCTCTTCGGAGCCATGGCGCCGCGGCGACCCGATGCTCCGCTGCGCCCGGAGCGATGGTGGCGCGGGCTCGACGCGCGGGCCGCCGCACCGGCCACGGGCGTGCAAGCGCTTCGCACGCCCCCGGCCGAGCGGATCCGCCTGCCCGGTGGCACCTTCGTCATGGGCTCGCTCTGGTTCGATCTGACGCGCGCCCTGCAGATGTGCCGCAAGGAAATCTGGGGCGCCGAGTGCGATAGCGTGCAGCTGCAGCGCACGTTTCGCGCGGAATTTCAAGCGCACCAAGTCACCCTTTCCCCCTTCGAGATCGACCGCACCGAGGTCTCCGTCGGCGCCTATGCGCGCTGCGTGTCGGCCGGCGCATGTGCCCCCGCGGGGTTTCCGCCCGGCGATGCGCGCTTCGATCGCGCGGAGCTGCCGGTCACCTTCGTGCGCTGGGAGGACGCGAACATCTACTGCGAGTGGGCCGGCGGACGGCTGCCCACCGAGGCCGAGTGGGAGTTCGCCGCGCGCGGCACCAACGGGCGCCGGTTTCCATGGGGCTCGTTTTACAACGCGCATGTGTGCAACCACGGCGCCTTCGGCCCCGACGAGACCGACGCCACCGACGGCTATGTCGGGCTCGCACCCGTGGATGCGCTGCCCGATGGGCGAACGCCCGAGGGCGTCTTCAACATGGCGGGCAACGCGGCCGAGTGGGTCTCGGATCTGTTCGAGGACGACGAGAACGGCTTCGGCTACTCGGCCATGCCGCAGACGAACCCCAAGGGTTCCAAGAACGGCACCTACCACGTGGTTCGGGGCGGCTCGTACCAACATGGGGCCGCGTGGATGCGCGCCACATACCGTACGTACAGCTTTGCAGGTCGCGGGCCGCACATTGGCTTTCGGTGCGCTAAAGATCCCCGGTAA